The following proteins are co-located in the Nocardioides piscis genome:
- a CDS encoding heme o synthase — MSQVGQPQASDRSADAPRGDGSATVPAPSFKDVVAAYVGLTKPRVIELLLLTTVPVMFFAQRGIPPLGLVAATVVGGALSAGSASAYNCVYDRDIDEQMRRTRRRALPRHIVSARSALIFATILAIVSTVVLALWVNWLSAGLSVLANAFYVFVYTMLLKRRTTQNIVWGGLAGCFPALIGWTAVTGELAWTPVVLFLVVFFWTPPHTWALALRYREDYAGVDVPMLPVVKPAAEVGRQIVLYSWVLVATSLTLWPVAGTSVFYPVAAAVLGAVFLLEAHRMWQRAKASDALSDINPMRLFHMSNLYLSLLFVAVALDPLLFG; from the coding sequence GTGTCCCAGGTCGGCCAACCGCAGGCGAGCGACCGCTCGGCCGACGCTCCGCGGGGAGACGGATCAGCGACCGTCCCCGCGCCGTCGTTCAAGGACGTGGTCGCGGCCTACGTCGGCCTGACCAAGCCCCGGGTGATCGAGCTCCTGCTCCTGACCACGGTGCCGGTGATGTTCTTCGCCCAGCGTGGGATCCCGCCCCTGGGCCTCGTGGCGGCCACCGTGGTCGGGGGCGCCCTCTCGGCCGGGTCCGCGTCGGCATACAACTGCGTCTATGACCGCGACATCGACGAGCAGATGCGTCGCACCCGTCGCCGCGCGCTGCCTCGCCACATCGTCTCGGCCCGCTCGGCGCTGATCTTCGCCACCATCCTGGCGATCGTGTCCACGGTGGTCCTGGCCCTGTGGGTCAACTGGCTCAGTGCGGGCCTGTCGGTGCTGGCCAACGCCTTCTACGTCTTCGTCTACACGATGCTGCTCAAGCGCCGCACCACCCAGAACATCGTCTGGGGCGGCCTCGCCGGCTGCTTCCCGGCGCTGATCGGCTGGACCGCAGTGACCGGCGAGCTGGCCTGGACCCCCGTCGTGCTGTTCCTCGTCGTGTTCTTCTGGACTCCACCCCACACCTGGGCGCTGGCGCTGCGCTACCGCGAGGACTACGCCGGCGTCGACGTCCCGATGCTCCCGGTCGTCAAGCCGGCAGCGGAGGTGGGTCGCCAGATCGTCCTCTACAGCTGGGTGCTCGTCGCGACGTCGCTGACGCTGTGGCCGGTCGCCGGCACCAGCGTCTTCTATCCCGTCGCCGCCGCGGTGCTGGGTGCGGTGTTCCTGCTGGAGGCGCACCGCATGTGGCAGCGCGCCAAGGCTTCGGACGCGTTGAGCGACATCAACCCGATGCGGCTCTTCCACATGTCCAACCTCTATCTGTCGCTGCTGTTCGTCGCCGTCGCGCTCGACCCGCTGCTCTTCGGCTGA
- the tkt gene encoding transketolase, producing MTRTPVTSPLPKLDWNELDEKAVDTARVLAMDAVQKVGNGHPGTAMSLAPAAYLLFQKVMRHNPADPDWAGRDRFVLSLGHSSITLYTQLFLGGWGLELDDLRTLRTWGSKTPGHPEHGHTAGVETTTGPLGQGVGNAVGMAMAARRQRGMLDPGAAEGASVFDHHIYALASDGDLQEGVSAEASSIAGTQRLGNLTVIYDANRISIEGDTDVAFTEDVGARYEAYGWHVQTVDWTHDGTGYTEDVPALHDAIEQARGVTDQPSLIVLRTVIAWPAPNAQGTGKSHGSALGAEEVAATKEILGFDAEKHFEVPEDVIAHTRSLVQRGKEAQAAWEEQLDAWREAASADVLATWDRMQTRALPEGLAEALPTFEPSTDGVATRKASGKVINTVAGLMPELWGGSADLAESNNTTIEGAPSFIPKDRSTDQWDGDPEAGRVLHFGIREHGMGAILNGIALHGGTRVFGGTFLTFSDYMRGSVRLAALMGLPVTYVWTHDSIGLGEDGPTHQPIEHLAALRAIPGLDVVRPADANETAAAWHAVLRNTDRPAGIALTRQNVPVFPRGTDGFSDTSDVHRGGYVLVDVEEGLPDVVLVGTGSEVQIAVAARDLLAADGIRARVVSMPCREWFDEQEPAYRESVIPPTVKARVSVEAGIAMGWREIVGDHGRIVSIETYGHSADYARIYEEYGMTGQAVADAARDSIRVSTD from the coding sequence ATGACAAGGACGCCTGTGACCTCCCCGTTGCCCAAGCTGGACTGGAACGAACTCGACGAGAAGGCTGTGGACACCGCCCGCGTGCTGGCCATGGACGCGGTCCAGAAGGTCGGGAACGGACACCCGGGCACCGCGATGAGCCTCGCGCCGGCGGCCTACCTGCTGTTCCAGAAGGTGATGCGTCACAACCCGGCCGATCCCGACTGGGCCGGCCGCGACCGCTTCGTGCTCTCGCTGGGGCACAGCTCCATCACCCTCTACACCCAGCTCTTCCTCGGCGGCTGGGGCCTCGAGCTCGACGACCTCAGGACCCTGCGCACCTGGGGCAGCAAGACCCCCGGTCACCCCGAGCACGGCCACACCGCGGGCGTCGAGACCACCACCGGCCCCTTGGGCCAGGGCGTCGGCAACGCCGTCGGCATGGCGATGGCCGCCCGCCGTCAGCGCGGGATGCTCGACCCCGGCGCGGCCGAGGGTGCCTCGGTCTTCGACCACCACATCTATGCCCTCGCCAGCGACGGCGACCTCCAGGAGGGCGTGAGCGCCGAGGCCTCGTCCATCGCCGGCACCCAGCGGCTGGGCAACCTCACCGTCATCTATGACGCCAACCGGATCTCGATCGAGGGCGACACGGACGTGGCCTTCACCGAGGACGTCGGTGCGCGCTACGAGGCCTACGGCTGGCACGTCCAGACCGTCGACTGGACCCACGACGGCACCGGCTACACCGAGGACGTGCCCGCGCTCCACGACGCCATCGAGCAGGCACGCGGCGTCACCGACCAGCCCAGCCTGATCGTGCTGCGGACCGTCATCGCCTGGCCGGCCCCCAACGCCCAGGGCACGGGCAAGTCCCACGGCTCCGCGCTCGGTGCCGAGGAGGTCGCCGCGACCAAGGAGATCCTCGGCTTCGACGCCGAGAAGCACTTCGAGGTGCCCGAGGACGTCATCGCCCACACTCGCTCGCTGGTGCAGCGCGGCAAGGAGGCGCAAGCCGCCTGGGAGGAGCAGCTCGACGCCTGGCGAGAGGCTGCCTCCGCAGACGTGCTCGCGACCTGGGACCGCATGCAGACGCGGGCGCTGCCCGAGGGGCTCGCCGAGGCGCTGCCGACGTTCGAGCCGAGCACCGACGGCGTCGCCACCCGCAAGGCGTCCGGCAAGGTCATCAACACGGTCGCCGGCCTGATGCCGGAGCTGTGGGGCGGCTCGGCCGACCTCGCCGAGTCCAACAACACCACCATCGAGGGCGCGCCCTCGTTCATCCCCAAGGACCGCTCCACCGATCAGTGGGACGGCGACCCCGAGGCCGGCCGGGTGCTGCACTTCGGCATCCGCGAGCACGGGATGGGTGCGATCCTCAACGGCATCGCGCTCCACGGCGGCACCCGCGTCTTCGGCGGCACCTTCCTCACCTTCTCCGACTACATGCGCGGGTCGGTCCGTCTCGCCGCTCTGATGGGCCTGCCCGTCACCTATGTCTGGACGCACGACTCGATCGGTCTGGGTGAGGACGGTCCGACCCACCAGCCCATCGAGCACCTCGCCGCCCTGCGGGCCATCCCGGGCCTCGACGTCGTGCGTCCTGCTGACGCCAACGAGACCGCTGCGGCGTGGCACGCGGTGCTGCGCAACACCGACCGTCCCGCCGGCATCGCCCTGACCCGGCAGAACGTGCCGGTCTTCCCGCGCGGCACCGACGGCTTCTCCGACACCTCTGACGTGCACCGCGGTGGCTATGTCCTCGTCGACGTCGAGGAGGGCCTGCCAGACGTGGTACTCGTCGGCACTGGGTCGGAGGTCCAGATCGCTGTGGCCGCGCGCGACCTCCTCGCCGCCGACGGCATCCGTGCGCGGGTCGTCTCGATGCCGTGCCGTGAGTGGTTCGACGAGCAGGAGCCGGCCTACCGCGAGAGCGTCATCCCGCCCACCGTCAAGGCGCGGGTCTCGGTCGAGGCGGGCATCGCCATGGGCTGGCGCGAGATCGTCGGCGACCACGGTCGCATCGTCTCGATCGAGACCTACGGGCACTCGGCCGACTACGCACGCATCTATGAGGAATACGGCATGACCGGCCAGGCAGTCGCCGACGCCGCCCGCGACAGCATCCGGGTGTCCACCGACTGA
- the tal gene encoding transaldolase, translating into MSDRMKTLADAGVSIWLDDLSRERIETGNLADLVGSHSVVGVTTNPSIFASALADGERYDAEVRDLAKSGADVDTTVFQLTTGDVRAACDVLRPVFDASGGVDGRVSIEVSPALAADTEATTASAKDLWKAVDRENCLIKIPATTEGAPAISDVLGEGISVNVTLIFGLERYRGVMEAYVAGLEKARDNGQDLSKIHSVASFFVSRVDSEIDKRLEAAGADKELFGRAGIANARLAHQAFEEFFSGDRWQALEAAGANRQRPLWASTGVKNPDYSDTMYVTELVAPDTVNTMPEKTMQAFADHGEVNGDRVTTMYDDAHATMAALAEAGIDYDDVISTLEEEGVEKFVVSWNELLDTVRGQLEAAGGTS; encoded by the coding sequence ATGAGTGACCGCATGAAGACTCTCGCAGACGCGGGCGTGTCCATCTGGCTCGACGACCTGTCCCGCGAACGGATCGAGACTGGCAACCTCGCCGATCTCGTCGGTTCCCACTCCGTGGTCGGGGTCACCACCAACCCGTCGATCTTCGCCTCGGCCCTGGCCGATGGCGAGCGCTATGACGCCGAGGTGCGCGACCTCGCGAAGTCCGGGGCCGACGTCGACACGACGGTCTTCCAGCTGACGACCGGCGACGTCCGCGCCGCGTGCGACGTCCTGCGTCCCGTCTTCGACGCCTCCGGCGGCGTGGACGGCCGGGTCTCGATCGAGGTCTCCCCTGCGCTGGCTGCCGACACCGAGGCCACCACCGCCTCCGCCAAGGACCTGTGGAAGGCGGTGGACCGGGAGAACTGCCTGATCAAGATCCCGGCCACCACCGAGGGGGCACCGGCCATCTCCGACGTGCTCGGCGAGGGCATCAGCGTCAACGTGACCCTGATCTTCGGGCTGGAGCGCTACCGCGGCGTGATGGAGGCCTACGTCGCCGGTCTCGAGAAGGCTCGCGACAACGGCCAGGACCTGTCGAAGATCCACTCCGTGGCGTCCTTCTTCGTCTCGCGCGTCGACAGCGAGATCGACAAGCGCCTCGAGGCCGCCGGTGCCGACAAGGAGCTCTTCGGGCGTGCCGGCATCGCCAACGCCCGGCTGGCGCACCAGGCGTTCGAGGAGTTCTTCAGCGGCGACCGCTGGCAGGCCCTCGAGGCGGCCGGCGCCAACAGGCAGCGGCCATTGTGGGCCTCGACGGGTGTGAAGAACCCCGACTACTCCGACACCATGTATGTCACCGAGCTCGTTGCCCCCGACACCGTCAACACGATGCCCGAGAAGACCATGCAGGCCTTCGCCGACCACGGCGAGGTCAACGGTGACCGGGTCACCACGATGTATGACGACGCGCACGCCACGATGGCGGCGCTGGCCGAGGCCGGCATCGACTACGACGACGTGATCTCCACCCTCGAGGAGGAGGGCGTCGAGAAGTTCGTCGTCTCGTGGAACGAGCTGCTCGACACGGTCCGCGGCCAGCTCGAGGCGGCGGGCGGCACGTCTTGA
- the zwf gene encoding glucose-6-phosphate dehydrogenase, with product MSATESGHNPLRDPQDRRLPRIAGPCGLVLFGVTGDLSRKKVMPAIYDLANRGLLPPGFSLVGFARRDWADQDFAQIVHDAVKEHARTPFREEVWRQLSEGFRFVPGEFDDDNAFEQLRRTVEELDQLRGTGGNMAFYLAIPPAFFGTVVGQLKEHGLADGRDDQWRRVVVEKPFGHDLESARELNDVLAGVFEPEQIFRIDHYLGKETVQNILAMRFANNMFEPIWNAHYVDHVQITMAEDIGIGGRAGYYDGIGAARDVIQNHLLQLMALVAMEEPISFDAESLRVEKQKVLASAELPRRLDTTTARGQYAAGWQGGEKVIGFLDEEGITSTSATETFAAITVHVETRRWAGVPFYLRTGKRLGRRVTEVAIVFKRAPHLPFHDTTTEELTQNALVIRVQPDEGMTMRFGSKVPGTAMEIRDVNMDFAYGGSFTEASAEAYERLILDVLLGEPPLFPQHEEVEQSWRLLDPVIEHWARKGKPEPYPAGTWGPASADAMLARDDRVWRRP from the coding sequence GTGAGCGCCACGGAGTCCGGGCACAACCCGCTGCGCGACCCGCAGGACCGTCGGCTGCCGCGCATCGCCGGACCCTGCGGGCTGGTGCTCTTCGGGGTGACGGGCGACCTGTCGCGCAAGAAGGTGATGCCGGCGATCTATGACCTTGCCAACCGCGGGCTGCTGCCGCCCGGCTTCAGCCTGGTGGGCTTCGCCCGGCGTGACTGGGCCGACCAGGACTTCGCCCAGATCGTGCACGACGCGGTCAAGGAGCACGCCCGGACCCCCTTCCGCGAGGAGGTGTGGAGGCAGCTCTCCGAGGGATTCCGGTTCGTGCCGGGAGAGTTCGACGACGACAACGCCTTCGAGCAGCTCCGGCGCACGGTCGAGGAGCTCGACCAGCTGCGCGGGACGGGCGGCAACATGGCCTTCTACCTCGCGATCCCACCCGCCTTCTTCGGCACCGTGGTCGGTCAGCTCAAGGAGCACGGCCTCGCCGACGGCCGCGATGACCAGTGGCGCCGGGTCGTGGTGGAGAAGCCGTTCGGGCACGACCTCGAATCGGCCCGCGAGCTCAACGACGTCCTGGCCGGGGTCTTCGAGCCCGAGCAGATCTTCCGGATCGACCACTACCTCGGCAAGGAGACGGTTCAGAACATCCTGGCGATGCGCTTCGCCAACAACATGTTCGAGCCGATCTGGAACGCCCACTACGTCGACCACGTCCAGATCACGATGGCCGAGGACATCGGCATCGGGGGCCGCGCCGGCTACTACGACGGCATCGGCGCAGCGCGCGACGTCATCCAGAACCACCTGCTGCAGCTGATGGCGCTGGTGGCGATGGAGGAGCCCATCTCCTTCGACGCCGAGAGCCTGCGGGTGGAGAAGCAGAAGGTGCTCGCCTCGGCCGAGCTCCCCCGCCGCCTCGACACCACGACCGCACGCGGGCAGTACGCCGCCGGGTGGCAGGGCGGCGAGAAGGTGATCGGCTTCCTCGACGAGGAGGGGATCACGTCGACGTCGGCCACCGAGACCTTCGCGGCGATCACCGTGCACGTCGAGACGCGTCGCTGGGCCGGGGTCCCGTTCTACCTGCGCACAGGCAAGAGGCTGGGGCGACGGGTCACCGAGGTCGCCATCGTGTTCAAGCGGGCACCGCACCTGCCCTTCCACGACACCACGACCGAGGAGCTCACCCAGAACGCCCTGGTCATCCGCGTGCAGCCCGACGAGGGCATGACCATGCGGTTCGGCTCCAAGGTGCCGGGGACGGCGATGGAGATCCGCGACGTCAACATGGACTTCGCGTACGGCGGTTCGTTCACCGAGGCCAGCGCCGAGGCCTACGAACGGCTGATCCTCGACGTCCTGCTCGGCGAGCCGCCGTTGTTCCCCCAGCACGAGGAGGTCGAGCAGTCGTGGCGACTCCTCGACCCGGTGATCGAGCACTGGGCACGCAAGGGCAAGCCGGAGCCCTACCCGGCCGGCACGTGGGGCCCAGCCTCAGCCGATGCCATGCTGGCCCGCGACGACCGAGTCTGGCGGAGACCCTAG
- a CDS encoding glucose-6-phosphate dehydrogenase assembly protein OpcA — protein sequence MIELIDTTSSRIAAEFVRARTRAGSPAMGMVMTLIIVTPEEDASEAMKAAQRASREHPSRVLGVILGDGRGAPQVNAQVGSGDGWGGETALIRLKGEVVRHAESVVLPLLLPDSPVAIWWPTTAPADPAADPLGALARRRITDSAAVTRGKSTAMLNQCKVYAPGNTDLSWTRLTPWRALLAAALDQHPLKVTGASVTAERISPSADLLVAWLADRLKVEVTRHSSDGPGITDVSLETKEGPITISRADGRLATFSSPDRPDRPVALKRREVPALLAEELRRLDEDDVYASTAKRLVALRKSS from the coding sequence ATGATCGAGCTCATCGACACCACCTCGTCGCGGATCGCGGCCGAGTTCGTCCGTGCCCGGACCCGGGCCGGCAGCCCCGCCATGGGGATGGTGATGACCCTGATCATCGTCACCCCCGAGGAGGACGCCTCCGAGGCGATGAAGGCCGCGCAGCGAGCCTCGCGCGAGCATCCCTCCCGCGTGCTCGGCGTGATCCTCGGCGACGGTCGCGGTGCCCCGCAGGTCAACGCACAGGTCGGCAGCGGCGACGGGTGGGGCGGCGAGACCGCCTTGATCAGGCTCAAGGGCGAGGTGGTCCGGCATGCCGAGTCTGTGGTCCTGCCGCTCCTGCTTCCCGACTCCCCCGTCGCGATCTGGTGGCCGACCACGGCTCCGGCTGATCCGGCCGCCGACCCCCTGGGAGCCCTGGCCCGGCGGCGGATCACCGACTCCGCCGCGGTCACCCGCGGCAAGTCCACTGCCATGCTGAACCAGTGCAAGGTCTATGCGCCCGGCAACACCGACCTGAGCTGGACCCGCCTCACGCCCTGGCGGGCCCTGCTCGCCGCAGCCCTCGACCAGCACCCGCTCAAGGTGACCGGGGCCTCGGTGACCGCTGAACGGATCAGCCCGAGCGCAGACCTGTTGGTCGCCTGGCTCGCCGACCGGCTCAAGGTCGAGGTGACCAGGCACAGCTCGGACGGTCCGGGGATCACCGACGTCTCGCTGGAGACCAAGGAAGGCCCCATCACCATCTCCCGTGCCGACGGACGGCTGGCCACGTTCTCCTCCCCCGACCGACCCGACCGACCCGTTGCGCTCAAGCGGCGCGAGGTGCCTGCCCTGCTCGCCGAGGAGCTGCGTCGCCTGGACGAGGACGATGTCTATGCCTCGACCGCGAAGCGCCTGGTGGCGCTGAGGAAGTCGTCATGA
- the pgl gene encoding 6-phosphogluconolactonase, with product MTAPEMVVHEDASTLAGDVASRLLSRIEEAQGRGEVPHIGLTGGSIADAIHREVARRATDSSVDWSRVVIWWGDERFVPASSPDRNAHQARSALLDQLPLSPDNIHEVPAADEVATAEESASAYSATMRSVGAGSFEVLMLGVGPDGHVASLFPGHVALDVTDQIAVAVHDSPKPPPDRVSLTFEAINRAKAVWFLVSGGDKTDAVAAAIDGGDRHEIPARGVRGTSETVWLIDEAAASRIPR from the coding sequence ATGACGGCGCCGGAGATGGTCGTCCACGAGGACGCCTCGACCCTGGCCGGCGACGTCGCGTCCCGGCTGCTCTCCCGCATCGAGGAGGCGCAGGGCCGCGGAGAGGTCCCCCACATCGGGCTCACCGGCGGCTCGATCGCCGATGCCATCCACCGCGAGGTCGCCCGCCGTGCCACCGACTCGTCGGTCGACTGGTCGCGCGTCGTGATCTGGTGGGGTGACGAGCGGTTCGTCCCAGCGTCCTCACCCGACCGCAACGCCCACCAGGCACGCTCCGCCCTGCTCGACCAGCTGCCCCTGTCGCCGGACAACATCCACGAGGTCCCCGCGGCCGACGAAGTCGCAACGGCTGAGGAGTCGGCGTCGGCATACTCCGCGACGATGCGCTCCGTGGGGGCGGGCTCCTTCGAGGTCCTGATGCTCGGCGTCGGCCCGGACGGGCACGTCGCATCGCTCTTCCCCGGGCACGTGGCGCTCGACGTCACCGACCAGATCGCGGTGGCGGTCCACGACTCCCCCAAGCCTCCACCCGACCGGGTCAGCCTGACCTTCGAGGCCATCAACCGCGCCAAGGCCGTGTGGTTCCTGGTCAGCGGCGGCGACAAGACCGACGCCGTCGCCGCGGCCATCGACGGTGGGGATCGGCACGAGATCCCGGCCCGCGGCGTGCGCGGGACCTCGGAGACGGTCTGGCTCATCGATGAGGCCGCAGCCAGCCGGATCCCCCGCTGA
- the secG gene encoding preprotein translocase subunit SecG, whose protein sequence is MLFTVLLVATSAVLILLVLLHKGRGGGLSDMFGGGVSSSLGGSSVAERNLDRFTIGMGVIWFACVIALGLLKAYSGS, encoded by the coding sequence ATGCTCTTCACTGTCCTGCTCGTTGCGACGAGCGCCGTCCTGATCCTGCTCGTCCTCCTGCACAAGGGACGTGGCGGCGGTCTGTCCGACATGTTCGGAGGCGGTGTCTCCAGCTCGCTGGGCGGTTCGTCGGTCGCCGAGCGCAACCTCGATCGTTTCACCATCGGCATGGGCGTCATCTGGTTCGCGTGCGTGATCGCGCTCGGACTGCTCAAGGCCTACAGCGGTTCATGA
- the tpiA gene encoding triose-phosphate isomerase yields the protein MAGNWKMNLNHQEAVVLVQKLAWTLSDKKHDYGKVEVVVVPPFTDLRSVQTLVDGDRLSIKYAAQDVSTHDSGAYTGEISAGMLAKLGCSYVVVGHSERREHHAETDEVVNAKAHKALAAGMTPIVCVGEGLEVRQAGQHVPHTLAQVEGSLAGFTAEQVAGLVVAYEPVWAIGTGEVATPDDAQEVCAAIRARIRELHGDSAADSVRVLYGGSVKAANVAGIMEKADVDGALVGGASLQVDEFGGICRFYEMPVL from the coding sequence ATGGCTGGCAACTGGAAGATGAACCTCAATCACCAGGAGGCAGTCGTCCTGGTCCAGAAGCTCGCCTGGACCCTGTCGGACAAGAAGCACGACTACGGCAAGGTCGAGGTGGTCGTCGTGCCGCCGTTCACCGACCTGCGCTCTGTGCAGACGCTGGTCGACGGCGACCGGCTCTCGATCAAGTATGCCGCGCAGGACGTCTCGACCCACGACAGTGGCGCCTACACCGGTGAGATCTCCGCCGGCATGCTCGCCAAGCTGGGCTGTTCCTACGTCGTGGTGGGCCACTCGGAGCGGCGCGAACATCACGCTGAGACCGACGAGGTCGTCAACGCCAAGGCCCACAAGGCCCTGGCTGCAGGGATGACCCCGATCGTGTGCGTCGGCGAAGGTCTCGAGGTCCGGCAAGCGGGGCAGCACGTGCCCCACACGCTGGCGCAGGTGGAAGGTTCACTCGCTGGCTTCACGGCCGAGCAGGTGGCCGGCCTGGTGGTGGCCTACGAACCCGTGTGGGCCATCGGCACCGGCGAGGTCGCGACCCCGGACGACGCGCAGGAGGTGTGCGCGGCCATCCGCGCCCGCATCAGGGAGCTCCACGGCGACAGTGCCGCGGACTCCGTCCGCGTGCTCTACGGCGGCTCGGTCAAGGCCGCCAACGTCGCCGGCATCATGGAGAAGGCCGACGTGGACGGCGCCCTGGTGGGCGGCGCCAGCCTCCAGGTCGACGAGTTCGGTGGGATCTGTCGCTTCTATGAGATGCCGGTCCTGTGA
- a CDS encoding phosphoglycerate kinase translates to MSTHTADIASLGDLRGKRVLVRSDLNVPLDGDTITDDGRIRASVPTIRQLSEAGARVLVVAHLGRPKGAPDSAFSLAPVAARLGELLGRDVAFATDTVGESANETVAALGDGDVAVLENVRFNEGETSKDDEVRGSFAGQLAKLADAFVSDGFGVVHRRQASVYDVARLLPSAMGNLVSAEINVLRRLTVDPQRPYVVVLGGSKVSDKLGVIDNLLEKADKLLIGGGMVFTFLKAQGHEVGKSLLEEDQLDVCRRYLAEATERGVEIVLPTDIVVDTTFPSGDADPSPQVVAADAIPADALGLDIGPESAKAFAASLADARTVFWNGPMGVFEVDAFAGGTRAVAEALTKVDGLSVVGGGDSAAAVRQLGFDEASFGHISTGGGASLEYLEGKELPGIAVLERD, encoded by the coding sequence GTGTCGACCCACACTGCGGACATCGCCTCCCTCGGAGACCTCCGGGGCAAGCGGGTCCTGGTCCGCTCCGACCTCAACGTCCCGCTCGACGGTGACACCATCACCGACGACGGCCGGATCCGCGCCAGCGTGCCCACGATCAGGCAGCTCTCCGAAGCCGGAGCCCGCGTCCTGGTGGTCGCACACCTCGGGCGTCCCAAGGGTGCGCCCGACTCGGCGTTCTCGCTCGCTCCCGTGGCCGCCCGGCTGGGGGAGCTGCTGGGCCGCGACGTCGCCTTTGCGACCGACACGGTGGGTGAGAGCGCCAACGAGACCGTCGCCGCGCTCGGTGACGGCGACGTCGCCGTGCTCGAGAACGTCCGCTTCAACGAGGGCGAGACGAGCAAGGACGACGAGGTGCGGGGCTCGTTCGCAGGCCAGCTGGCGAAGCTCGCCGACGCGTTCGTCTCCGACGGGTTCGGTGTCGTGCACCGCAGGCAGGCGAGCGTCTATGACGTCGCCAGGCTGCTGCCCTCGGCCATGGGCAACCTGGTCAGCGCCGAGATCAACGTGCTTCGTCGACTCACGGTGGACCCGCAGCGCCCCTACGTCGTGGTGCTCGGCGGCTCCAAGGTCTCCGACAAGCTCGGTGTCATCGACAACCTGCTCGAGAAGGCCGACAAGCTGCTGATCGGCGGCGGGATGGTCTTCACCTTCCTCAAGGCCCAGGGGCACGAGGTCGGCAAGAGCCTGCTCGAGGAGGACCAGCTCGACGTCTGTCGCCGCTACCTCGCCGAGGCGACCGAGCGTGGGGTCGAGATCGTCCTCCCCACCGACATCGTCGTCGACACCACCTTCCCGTCCGGTGACGCCGACCCGTCCCCGCAGGTCGTGGCGGCCGACGCCATCCCGGCCGACGCCCTCGGGCTCGACATCGGCCCGGAGTCCGCGAAGGCCTTCGCCGCTTCGCTCGCCGATGCCCGGACCGTGTTCTGGAACGGGCCCATGGGGGTGTTCGAGGTCGACGCGTTCGCCGGCGGCACCCGTGCGGTGGCAGAGGCACTGACCAAGGTGGACGGCCTCTCGGTCGTCGGCGGTGGCGACTCTGCGGCCGCCGTACGCCAGCTCGGGTTCGACGAGGCCTCCTTCGGTCACATCTCGACGGGTGGCGGGGCGTCGCTCGAATACCTCGAGGGCAAGGAACTGCCCGGCATCGCTGTTCTTGAAAGGGACTGA
- the gap gene encoding type I glyceraldehyde-3-phosphate dehydrogenase — protein MTVRVGINGFGRIGRNFFRAVRASGADIEIVGVNDLTDNASLAHLLKYDSILGRLDAEVSSDDTSIKVGDQSITAFAERDPANLTWGDLGVDVVVESTGFFTDATKARAHVDAGAKKVIISAPASNEDITVVMGVNHELYDPSKHTVISNASCTTNCLAPMAKALHEEFTIVKGLMTTVHAYTADQNLLDNIHKDPRRARAAALNVVPTSTGAAKAIGLVMPELKGKLDGYALRVPVPTGSATDLTFEAGRETSVEEVNAAVKKAADGKFLKYSTDPIVSSDIVTDPASCIFDAPLTKVIGNQVKVVGWYDNEWGYSNRLADLITHIGTTL, from the coding sequence GTGACTGTCCGCGTTGGTATCAACGGCTTCGGCCGCATCGGCCGCAACTTCTTCCGGGCGGTTCGCGCCTCCGGGGCCGACATCGAGATCGTCGGGGTCAACGACCTCACCGACAACGCCTCGCTGGCGCACCTCCTCAAGTACGACTCGATCCTGGGACGCCTGGACGCCGAGGTCTCCAGCGACGACACCTCGATCAAGGTCGGCGACCAGTCGATCACGGCGTTCGCCGAGCGTGACCCCGCCAACCTCACGTGGGGCGACCTCGGTGTCGACGTCGTCGTCGAGTCCACCGGCTTCTTCACCGACGCCACCAAGGCGCGCGCCCACGTCGACGCCGGCGCCAAGAAGGTCATCATCTCGGCGCCCGCGTCCAACGAGGACATCACCGTGGTGATGGGCGTCAACCACGAGCTCTACGACCCCTCGAAGCACACGGTGATCTCCAACGCCTCGTGCACCACCAACTGCCTCGCCCCCATGGCCAAGGCGCTCCACGAGGAGTTCACGATCGTCAAGGGCCTGATGACGACCGTGCACGCCTACACCGCCGACCAGAACCTCCTCGACAACATCCACAAGGACCCGCGTCGCGCCCGCGCCGCCGCCCTCAACGTCGTCCCCACCTCGACCGGTGCCGCCAAGGCGATCGGCCTGGTCATGCCCGAGCTCAAGGGCAAGCTCGACGGCTATGCCCTCCGCGTCCCGGTTCCCACGGGTTCGGCCACCGACCTCACGTTCGAGGCCGGCCGCGAGACCAGCGTCGAAGAGGTCAACGCGGCGGTCAAGAAGGCCGCCGACGGCAAGTTCCTCAAGTACTCGACCGACCCGATCGTCTCCTCCGACATCGTCACCGACCCCGCGTCGTGCATCTTCGACGCGCCGCTGACCAAGGTCATCGGCAACCAGGTCAAGGTCGTCGGCTGGTACGACAACGAGTGGGGCTACTCCAACCGGCTCGCCGACCTGATCACCCACATCGGCACCACGCTCTGA